A window of Terriglobus sp. RCC_193 contains these coding sequences:
- the purK gene encoding 5-(carboxyamino)imidazole ribonucleotide synthase: MNTTPADLMEKLRGPVLPGATIGIFGGGQLGRMMGIAARSMGYKVHVLDPDPACPAGYIADKVIEASWNDRWAAANLARESSTVTLEIEQVSVTSLDEASRWAPMRPGAAMLAVIQDRVEQKDWLQKHGFPVGPYRSVRSPEQLAEAVKALNGPVFIKSARGGYDGRGQAKLGFGGAVVDDAALRQAWEDVGATDCVAERALDLAKEISVMVARAPNGEVKVYPPAENFHENQILSWSVIPASISDELMKKAQKVASEIADTFGLEGLLAVEMFLTTDGQLLVNELAPRPHNSYHGSERACTTGQFEQAIRTACNLPLGDVSLVQPTAIANLLGDVWLDDEGKEKQPAFDKALAVPGVRLTLYEKLKPRKGRKMGHLSAVGATADEARERVLAAKAAL, translated from the coding sequence ATGAACACCACTCCTGCTGACCTGATGGAAAAGCTGCGCGGGCCGGTGCTGCCGGGCGCGACCATCGGCATCTTTGGCGGCGGCCAGCTTGGCCGCATGATGGGCATTGCAGCGCGTTCGATGGGCTATAAAGTTCATGTTCTCGATCCTGATCCGGCTTGTCCTGCGGGTTACATTGCGGACAAGGTGATTGAGGCTTCGTGGAACGATCGCTGGGCTGCTGCGAATCTCGCTCGTGAATCTTCGACGGTGACGCTGGAGATTGAGCAGGTTTCGGTTACGAGTCTGGATGAGGCTTCGCGATGGGCGCCGATGCGGCCCGGAGCGGCGATGCTGGCAGTGATTCAGGATCGCGTGGAGCAGAAGGATTGGCTGCAAAAGCATGGCTTTCCTGTGGGGCCGTACCGTTCCGTGCGTTCACCTGAGCAACTGGCGGAAGCGGTGAAGGCGCTGAATGGACCTGTGTTCATAAAGTCTGCTCGTGGCGGTTATGACGGTCGCGGACAGGCGAAGCTGGGATTTGGCGGCGCTGTTGTGGATGATGCCGCGCTGCGTCAGGCGTGGGAGGATGTGGGCGCTACGGATTGCGTTGCGGAGCGTGCGCTTGACCTTGCGAAAGAGATCAGCGTGATGGTCGCTCGCGCTCCGAATGGTGAGGTGAAGGTCTACCCGCCCGCGGAGAATTTTCACGAGAACCAGATTCTTAGCTGGAGCGTGATTCCGGCGAGCATCTCCGATGAGCTGATGAAGAAGGCTCAGAAGGTGGCGAGCGAGATTGCCGACACGTTTGGATTGGAAGGCCTGCTTGCCGTGGAGATGTTTCTGACCACCGATGGTCAACTGTTGGTGAATGAGCTTGCACCGCGTCCGCACAATAGCTATCACGGCAGCGAACGTGCGTGCACGACGGGACAGTTTGAACAGGCCATCCGCACAGCATGTAACTTGCCGCTGGGTGATGTGTCGCTGGTGCAGCCTACGGCGATTGCGAATCTGCTGGGTGATGTGTGGCTGGATGATGAGGGTAAGGAGAAGCAGCCTGCGTTTGATAAAGCGCTGGCTGTTCCTGGTGTCCGACTGACGCTGTATGAGAAGTTGAAGCCACGTAAGGGACGCAAGATGGGGCATCTGAGCGCGGTGGGCGCGACGGCAGACGAGGCTCGCGAGCGTGTGCTGGCAGCGAAGGCTGCGCTGTAA
- the lipB gene encoding lipoyl(octanoyl) transferase LipB, with protein sequence MIVNLLQLGRTSYAEGLRVQAELVAARKAGQIADTLVLLEHPPVLTLGRNAHRENILASDEVLKAKGVEIHEINRGGDVTYHGPGQLVGYPIVDLRGDLPGKKGPHLGPVDFVRLLEEVLIRTCRNFGVQAQRIKGRTGVWTVGGGSVLEGKLAAIGVHVSQGITSHGFALNVTTDLRDFQWIVPCGITDRTPTSLENEADNPAPLPPTMENACNMVSRNFGTVFERQMLAVESLESLLRKPILEPNVR encoded by the coding sequence ATGATCGTCAATCTTCTCCAACTTGGCCGCACCAGTTATGCCGAAGGACTTCGTGTCCAGGCGGAACTGGTGGCAGCGCGCAAAGCCGGCCAGATTGCGGACACGTTGGTCCTGCTGGAACATCCACCCGTCCTGACACTTGGCCGCAACGCACATCGCGAAAACATCCTCGCCTCCGACGAAGTTCTGAAGGCAAAGGGCGTCGAAATCCACGAGATCAATCGTGGTGGCGACGTGACGTATCACGGTCCCGGTCAGCTCGTCGGCTATCCCATCGTCGATCTCCGCGGCGATTTGCCAGGCAAGAAAGGGCCACACCTTGGCCCGGTCGACTTCGTTCGTCTACTCGAAGAAGTGCTCATCCGCACCTGCCGCAACTTTGGCGTGCAGGCACAACGCATCAAGGGACGCACCGGCGTGTGGACGGTCGGCGGAGGCTCTGTTCTCGAAGGCAAACTTGCAGCCATCGGCGTTCACGTCTCGCAGGGAATCACCTCACACGGCTTCGCGCTCAACGTCACCACCGATCTGCGCGACTTCCAATGGATCGTCCCCTGCGGCATCACGGATCGCACGCCGACCTCGTTGGAAAACGAAGCGGACAATCCAGCACCACTCCCACCCACGATGGAGAACGCATGCAACATGGTCTCCCGCAACTTTGGCACCGTCTTCGAACGGCAAATGCTCGCGGTGGAATCACTCGAGTCATTGCTACGGAAACCGATACTCGAACCAAACGTGCGATAA
- a CDS encoding Hsp70 family protein — protein sequence MASLDTSPVVGIDFGTTNSSVALALPGGSVQFVDFPFADALTRSSRSVLYLQKKIGVSKAASVWSGPEAIKRYLAADNFEDEVQGRLIQSLKSYLAARSFNGTEIFGRHYRVEDLVAKMVGDLRHRASAALGFEVKRAVVGRPVSFVSADNDSDNDFAEERLRASLLQAGFTDVRFAMEPIAAAHTYAEGIEREETVLIGDFGGGTTDFSLLRVSPTERAVLGTTGVGLAGDAFDAKIVHYLVSPALGSDSMARSLNKVLPALPAWVYANLERWHTLSFLRTRQVMEMLRTTQKRALEPEKIAALIAVVEHDLGYRLHQAVQRVKIDLSTQDETEFVLETDAVSLREPVTRAQFEGWIAPELKRMEHSLNDVLQKTGVAVAQVDRVFLTGGTSLVPAVRRVFTSRFGEERVISGEAFTSVAHGLALMAN from the coding sequence GTGGCTTCGCTGGATACATCGCCTGTTGTTGGCATTGACTTTGGCACGACGAACAGTTCGGTGGCGCTGGCGCTGCCGGGTGGTTCGGTGCAGTTTGTCGACTTCCCTTTTGCCGATGCTCTGACGCGGTCTTCGCGGTCGGTGCTGTATCTGCAGAAGAAGATCGGTGTAAGTAAAGCAGCCTCTGTGTGGAGTGGGCCGGAGGCGATTAAGCGCTATCTTGCTGCGGACAACTTCGAGGATGAAGTACAGGGGCGGCTGATCCAATCGTTGAAGAGCTACCTGGCTGCGCGGTCATTCAACGGCACGGAGATTTTCGGGCGCCATTATCGCGTGGAAGACCTGGTTGCAAAGATGGTGGGTGATCTGCGCCATCGCGCCAGTGCTGCTCTTGGGTTCGAGGTGAAACGAGCGGTTGTCGGGCGGCCAGTTTCGTTTGTTAGTGCAGATAACGATAGCGACAATGACTTTGCGGAAGAGCGCTTGCGCGCTTCGCTGCTGCAGGCGGGATTTACCGATGTGCGATTTGCCATGGAGCCGATTGCCGCAGCGCATACCTACGCTGAAGGTATCGAGCGGGAAGAAACTGTCCTGATTGGTGACTTCGGCGGCGGCACTACGGACTTTTCTTTGTTACGTGTTTCGCCAACAGAACGCGCTGTGCTTGGAACGACGGGTGTGGGACTGGCGGGCGATGCGTTCGATGCTAAGATCGTGCATTACCTGGTTTCGCCTGCGCTGGGTTCGGATTCAATGGCGCGATCGTTGAACAAGGTGTTGCCTGCGCTGCCAGCGTGGGTCTATGCGAATCTGGAACGCTGGCATACGCTGTCGTTTCTGCGGACGCGACAGGTGATGGAGATGCTGCGCACAACGCAGAAGCGCGCGCTGGAGCCGGAGAAAATTGCTGCACTGATTGCCGTGGTGGAACATGATCTTGGCTATCGACTTCATCAGGCGGTGCAGCGCGTGAAGATCGATCTTTCCACGCAGGATGAGACGGAGTTTGTCCTGGAGACGGATGCGGTCTCTTTGCGCGAGCCGGTGACGCGGGCGCAGTTCGAGGGATGGATTGCTCCAGAGCTGAAGCGCATGGAACATTCACTGAACGATGTTTTGCAGAAGACTGGTGTTGCGGTTGCGCAGGTGGATCGCGTCTTTCTTACAGGTGGAACTTCGCTGGTGCCTGCGGTGCGGCGGGTGTTTACTTCGCGGTTTGGGGAAGAGCGCGTGATCAGCGGCGAAGCATTTACCAGCGTTGCACACGGCCTGGCACTGATGGCGAACTAA
- a CDS encoding 2-oxo acid dehydrogenase subunit E2, which translates to MATEVVMPQMGESITEGTLTKWLKQPGDTVARDEPLFEISTDKVDAEIPSPAAGVLKEIKVKEGDTVAINTIVAILDVAGSAAAPAPAPVATPAPAAETPKPAAATAPAATTGASTDVLMPQMGESITEGTITKWLKKVGDTVKRDEPIFEISTDKVDAEIPSPVDGVLTEIKSAEGTTVGINTVVAVIGGGSAAPAAAPSASAPAATSTPASAATEILMPQMGESITEGTITKWLKKVGDKIERDEPIFEISTDKVDAEIPSPVAGVLTEIKAAEGTTVAINTVVALIGGAAGASAPAAAAAAATPVVAPAPAAPTAVASTGETPRSSPLVRKIAKDNNIDLAATGIAGSGSAGRITKNDIVGYIQGGARPAAAPAPVAAAAPAKAAAPAAPPAPMPGDLVPMSKMRSIIAKRMVESKATSPHVHTVFKVDMTRIVKLREKEKNKYEQRNGVKLTFMPFITRAVTEALRKHPILNAAVQGDAIKYNKNINIGIAVALDWGLIVPVIKQLEEKNFLGIARGIVDVADRARNKKLAPDEVSGGTFTLTNSGIFGEQFGTPIINQPQVAILGIGGLNKEALVVQDKDGGDVIAIRSVQRFTLGFDHRIVDGSDAGKFMTDFKNYLENWSEDIG; encoded by the coding sequence ATGGCAACCGAAGTCGTCATGCCCCAGATGGGCGAATCCATCACCGAAGGCACCCTTACCAAATGGCTGAAGCAGCCGGGAGACACGGTCGCGCGCGACGAACCTCTCTTTGAGATTTCAACCGACAAGGTGGACGCGGAAATTCCTTCGCCCGCAGCCGGTGTGCTGAAGGAAATCAAGGTGAAGGAAGGCGACACCGTCGCCATCAACACCATCGTGGCCATTCTGGACGTGGCTGGCTCCGCCGCTGCTCCGGCACCAGCACCAGTGGCAACACCGGCTCCGGCAGCCGAAACGCCCAAGCCCGCAGCCGCTACTGCGCCCGCCGCAACGACCGGTGCAAGCACTGACGTTCTGATGCCGCAGATGGGCGAATCCATTACCGAAGGCACCATCACCAAGTGGCTGAAGAAGGTCGGCGACACCGTCAAGCGCGACGAGCCCATCTTTGAAATCTCCACTGACAAGGTCGATGCGGAAATCCCGTCGCCCGTAGACGGCGTCCTGACCGAGATCAAGTCCGCAGAGGGCACCACCGTCGGCATTAACACAGTCGTTGCTGTCATCGGCGGCGGTTCAGCCGCACCCGCAGCAGCTCCGTCTGCCTCCGCACCTGCTGCAACTTCTACACCGGCCAGCGCTGCGACAGAAATCCTGATGCCGCAGATGGGCGAGTCCATCACCGAAGGCACCATCACCAAGTGGTTGAAGAAGGTCGGCGATAAGATCGAGCGCGATGAGCCGATCTTTGAAATCTCCACCGACAAGGTCGACGCCGAAATCCCGTCGCCTGTTGCTGGCGTTCTCACCGAGATCAAGGCCGCGGAAGGCACTACCGTTGCCATTAACACCGTCGTCGCCCTCATCGGCGGCGCGGCTGGCGCATCGGCCCCTGCGGCTGCTGCTGCGGCGGCTACACCTGTCGTCGCTCCGGCTCCTGCTGCTCCTACAGCGGTGGCATCCACAGGCGAAACACCACGCTCCTCGCCGCTGGTCCGCAAAATCGCGAAGGACAACAACATTGACCTTGCCGCAACGGGCATCGCCGGTTCCGGTTCCGCAGGTCGCATCACCAAAAACGACATCGTCGGCTACATCCAGGGCGGAGCCAGGCCCGCAGCAGCACCTGCACCGGTAGCTGCCGCAGCACCGGCGAAGGCCGCAGCTCCCGCTGCACCGCCCGCTCCCATGCCAGGCGATCTGGTCCCCATGTCGAAGATGCGCTCCATCATCGCCAAGCGGATGGTGGAATCAAAGGCCACCTCGCCGCACGTCCATACCGTCTTCAAGGTGGACATGACGCGTATCGTGAAGCTGCGCGAGAAGGAAAAGAACAAGTACGAGCAGCGCAACGGGGTGAAACTCACCTTCATGCCCTTCATCACCCGTGCTGTCACAGAAGCTCTGCGCAAGCACCCTATCCTGAACGCAGCCGTGCAGGGCGATGCCATCAAGTACAACAAGAACATCAACATCGGCATTGCTGTCGCGCTGGACTGGGGCCTGATCGTTCCCGTCATCAAACAGCTTGAGGAGAAGAACTTCCTCGGCATCGCACGCGGCATTGTGGATGTGGCAGATCGCGCACGCAACAAGAAGCTGGCGCCGGACGAAGTCTCCGGCGGCACCTTCACGCTGACCAACTCCGGCATCTTCGGCGAGCAGTTCGGAACACCGATCATCAACCAGCCGCAGGTGGCCATCCTCGGCATCGGTGGCTTGAACAAGGAAGCGCTCGTGGTGCAGGACAAAGACGGCGGCGACGTCATCGCCATCCGCAGCGTGCAGCGCTTCACACTCGGTTTCGATCACCGCATCGTAGATGGCTCAGACGCAGGCAAGTTCATGACAGATTTCAAGAACTACCTGGAGAACTGGTCCGAAGACATCGGCTAA
- the purE gene encoding 5-(carboxyamino)imidazole ribonucleotide mutase, translated as MADNPLIGVVMGSKSDYACMGAAVHILKEFGVAYEARVVSAHRTPDLLFEYAEQARPRGLRAIIAGAGGAAHLPGMLAAKTIVPVFGVPVNATSLNGMDSLLSIVQMPKGIPVGTLAIGEAGAVNAALLAIAVLATTDAALGDQLEKWRKEREVVVRAETLEDGATA; from the coding sequence ATGGCTGACAATCCGCTGATTGGCGTGGTGATGGGATCGAAGAGCGACTACGCGTGCATGGGCGCGGCGGTCCACATTTTGAAGGAGTTTGGTGTGGCGTACGAGGCGCGTGTGGTTTCCGCGCATCGTACGCCGGACCTGCTGTTTGAGTATGCGGAGCAGGCGCGTCCGCGTGGATTGCGGGCCATCATTGCTGGTGCAGGCGGCGCTGCGCATCTGCCGGGCATGTTGGCGGCGAAGACGATTGTGCCGGTATTTGGCGTGCCGGTGAATGCGACTTCGTTGAACGGCATGGATTCGCTGCTGTCGATTGTGCAGATGCCGAAGGGCATTCCAGTGGGGACGCTGGCGATTGGTGAAGCAGGTGCTGTGAATGCGGCGCTGCTGGCGATTGCAGTGCTGGCTACGACCGATGCAGCGCTGGGCGATCAGCTGGAGAAGTGGCGCAAGGAGCGTGAGGTGGTTGTGCGCGCGGAGACGCTGGAAGATGGAGCAACTGCATGA